A stretch of the Candidatus Paceibacterota bacterium genome encodes the following:
- a CDS encoding trigger factor, whose translation MAFPKYQFHVNIGVLMEKNYNITMKDLEGSRIEITAEITADEFAAARPQAIKHLQEHADLPGFRKGMVPESILLARIGEGAILEEMAEVAIGRAYPTIVISNKLDVIGRPDVKVTKLAIGSPLGFTITTAIFPKFVLPEYKAIAKKIATTKEEVTVTTDEVQKTIDELKRLRAKSDAQKEGKEYDETLPLPELNDEWVKTLGAFENVAEFEEKLKENILAEKTRQARDKVRVAIMQELVKETTMELPEILIEQELARMEEEFSADIARMGMELPKYLAQVGKTREDMHKEWRDDAIARAKTQIIAAKIAEEEKLEPSAEDMEREVAALSARYPNAQKERIEGFVRMILENEKVFTFLENQK comes from the coding sequence ATGGCATTTCCAAAATATCAATTTCATGTTAACATCGGCGTACTTATGGAAAAGAACTACAATATAACGATGAAGGATCTCGAGGGATCTCGCATCGAAATTACTGCTGAAATCACTGCAGATGAATTTGCTGCAGCACGACCACAGGCTATCAAGCACCTCCAAGAACATGCGGATCTCCCTGGATTCCGAAAAGGCATGGTTCCAGAATCGATCTTGCTTGCACGTATCGGAGAAGGAGCAATCCTTGAGGAGATGGCAGAAGTAGCGATTGGCCGCGCGTATCCAACCATCGTCATCAGCAACAAGCTTGATGTGATTGGTCGCCCTGATGTTAAAGTTACGAAACTTGCAATCGGTTCTCCACTTGGTTTCACAATTACAACCGCTATCTTCCCAAAGTTTGTGCTCCCTGAGTACAAAGCAATAGCGAAGAAGATTGCTACAACAAAAGAAGAAGTTACTGTTACCACAGATGAGGTCCAAAAGACCATTGATGAGCTAAAGCGCCTCCGTGCCAAGAGCGATGCACAAAAAGAAGGTAAGGAGTACGACGAAACACTTCCACTCCCAGAACTGAATGATGAGTGGGTCAAGACACTTGGCGCATTCGAGAATGTCGCGGAGTTCGAGGAGAAGCTCAAAGAGAATATTCTTGCTGAGAAGACTCGACAGGCACGTGACAAAGTACGCGTAGCGATCATGCAGGAGCTCGTAAAGGAAACGACTATGGAGCTTCCGGAGATCCTCATCGAGCAGGAACTCGCACGTATGGAAGAGGAGTTCAGTGCAGACATTGCACGCATGGGCATGGAACTTCCAAAGTATCTTGCACAGGTCGGAAAGACACGCGAGGACATGCACAAGGAATGGCGTGATGATGCAATTGCTCGTGCAAAGACACAGATCATTGCCGCAAAGATCGCCGAGGAGGAAAAGCTCGAGCCATCCGCAGAGGATATGGAACGTGAAGTCGCTGCACTTTCTGCGCGTTATCCTAACGCACAAAAAGAGCGCATTGAGGGCTTCGTCCGTATGATCCTTGAGAACGAAAAGGTCTTTACCTTCCTCGAGAATCAGAAATAA
- the nusA gene encoding transcription termination factor NusA produces MLDIKTMKLAIEQLEEEKGLPKGKLIDAIEASLAAAYKKDFGKKGQIVRAVLDEDSGAVEYSQVKIVVDDTMVRQVEEGEELGDEISLPVIPSAGAIVVPQGEEDENGEPIDLRVRFNPEHHIMIEDARLFKRGAALGEEIIFPLEMKDDFGRIAAQTAKQVIIQKIREAERGAILEEFSSRGDEVITGTIQRIERGNIFVDLGRATAILAHDDQIPGERVRIGDRIRAYLYSVEETPRGVSLRLSRAHPSFVKALFALEAPEIANGVVEIKSIAREPGSRTKIAVTTTDEHIDPIGTCVGQRGTRVSTIINELGGEKIDIIQWSPNAEDFIAESLSPARVGEVVIDEDAKHARVQVAADQLSLAIGKSGQNVRLAARLTGYRIDINSREAEAVLAEESAPMHAETAVNPEEEVAEFIASDDNAQAVDPEVSAVEERVDDRSVAEENVNDEA; encoded by the coding sequence ATGTTGGACATAAAGACAATGAAGCTCGCAATCGAGCAGCTTGAGGAGGAGAAGGGTTTGCCAAAAGGTAAGCTCATTGATGCTATTGAAGCATCGCTTGCCGCAGCCTACAAAAAGGATTTTGGTAAGAAGGGACAGATCGTTCGTGCTGTCCTTGATGAGGATTCAGGTGCGGTGGAATATTCTCAGGTGAAGATCGTTGTCGATGATACTATGGTACGTCAGGTGGAAGAGGGTGAGGAACTCGGGGATGAGATTTCGCTTCCTGTCATTCCTTCAGCTGGTGCCATTGTTGTTCCACAGGGTGAGGAGGATGAGAACGGGGAGCCTATTGACCTTCGTGTTCGTTTCAATCCTGAGCACCATATTATGATTGAAGATGCACGCCTCTTTAAGCGCGGGGCTGCACTTGGCGAGGAGATTATTTTCCCACTTGAAATGAAGGATGATTTCGGACGCATCGCAGCGCAGACTGCAAAGCAGGTCATCATTCAGAAGATTCGTGAGGCAGAGCGTGGCGCCATTCTCGAGGAGTTCTCTTCACGAGGTGACGAAGTCATCACAGGAACGATTCAGCGTATTGAGCGTGGTAATATTTTCGTCGACCTTGGTCGTGCGACTGCTATTCTTGCTCATGATGATCAGATTCCTGGAGAGCGTGTCCGTATTGGGGACCGTATCCGTGCGTATCTCTATTCTGTGGAGGAGACTCCACGAGGTGTGTCGTTGCGTCTCTCTCGCGCACACCCATCTTTTGTAAAAGCATTGTTTGCACTCGAAGCACCAGAAATCGCAAATGGCGTAGTGGAGATCAAGAGCATCGCTCGTGAGCCAGGATCACGTACGAAGATCGCCGTGACCACCACAGACGAACATATTGATCCTATCGGTACCTGCGTCGGACAGCGTGGAACGCGCGTTTCGACCATCATTAATGAACTTGGTGGTGAGAAGATCGATATCATCCAGTGGTCGCCAAATGCAGAGGATTTCATCGCGGAATCTCTTTCACCAGCTCGTGTTGGTGAAGTTGTCATCGACGAAGATGCAAAGCATGCACGCGTGCAGGTAGCAGCCGATCAGCTCTCACTTGCTATCGGTAAGAGCGGACAGAATGTTCGTCTTGCCGCCCGTCTTACGGGATATCGTATCGATATCAATTCACGTGAGGCAGAAGCAGTCCTCGCAGAGGAGAGCGCTCCGATGCATGCGGAAACCGCAGTAAATCCCGAGGAAGAGGTTGCAGAGTTCATTGCCTCTGATGACAATGCACAAGCAGTCGATCCTGAAGTATCTGCTGTAGAGGAGCGTGTTGATGACCGTTCTGTTGCAGAAGAGAACGTCAACGACGAAGCGTAA
- a CDS encoding inorganic diphosphatase, protein MPLNLWHDVPRGTTQALNAIIEIPMGSRVKYELDKKTGIIKYDRVLYSPMHYPANYGFVPQTLWDDGDPLDVLVLGAEELVPGCLIEVRPIGVLDMVDGGDGDAKILAVPCNDPRWNNTNDISNVEAHILEEIKHFFKVYKTLQNKEVFVGEWRDRVEADKDIEKSFVLYDEMMHK, encoded by the coding sequence ATGCCTTTAAATCTATGGCATGATGTGCCTCGCGGAACAACGCAGGCACTGAATGCAATCATTGAGATCCCTATGGGCTCACGCGTGAAGTATGAGCTCGATAAGAAGACGGGAATAATCAAATATGACCGTGTGCTCTATTCACCTATGCACTATCCTGCTAACTATGGTTTTGTGCCACAGACCTTGTGGGATGATGGTGATCCGCTTGATGTACTCGTGCTGGGAGCCGAAGAGCTTGTGCCTGGCTGTCTTATAGAAGTGCGTCCAATTGGCGTACTCGACATGGTTGATGGCGGTGACGGCGATGCGAAAATCTTGGCGGTGCCTTGCAATGATCCACGCTGGAATAATACGAACGATATCTCGAATGTCGAAGCACATATCCTTGAGGAAATCAAACACTTCTTCAAAGTGTATAAGACACTCCAGAACAAGGAAGTTTTTGTTGGCGAGTGGCGTGACCGCGTCGAGGCTGACAAGGATATTGAAAAGTCTTTCGTTTTGTATGACGAAATGATGCATAAGTAG
- a CDS encoding GspE/PulE family protein → MLAEEIKLKKFIIDSGVISRADILAAEKEAENSSSTLAETLVKQGKVTADDMRRMQAYVLGIPYVDLRGQKIEAEVLALVPEPIARRHNIVAFRRSEQGLEVAMLDINDLEAIDFVRKKVGIRILTRLTDRESMKSVLLQYQKSLKAEFGDIIQQEAKAMKVIRGESGDEAASEMDLKKLAEDLPVVRIVDTLLNHAILQGASDIHIEPMENQLLVRYRIDGILHDAMVLPKDTAPGITARVKVLSNLKLDEKRLPQDGRFKIQLDAEKVSFRVSTLPTHFGEKTVMRLLRESSGGYTLEALGFHGYSLETLHQATKQHIGLILVTGPTGSGKTTTLYTMVDILNTPDVNISTVEDPIEYQMPRINQTQIRQDIGLTFAAGLRSLLRQDPDVIMVGEIRDGETASLAINAALTGHLVLSTLHTNSAAGAIPRFIDMGAEPFLIVSTVNVVVGQRLVRRLTAAKEKYNMTPEELRNLSRGVNMDRLLEALIEEKIVPKDTTWETMPFYKPKPGADSEDGYKGRIGIHEVLKMSTMLRELALKNAPAEQIETQARKEGMFTMLEDGIFKAVMGLTTIEEVYRVVNE, encoded by the coding sequence ATGCTCGCCGAGGAGATCAAATTGAAGAAATTTATTATCGATTCCGGTGTCATTTCACGCGCGGATATTCTTGCTGCAGAAAAGGAAGCAGAAAATAGCAGCAGCACGCTCGCGGAAACACTTGTAAAGCAAGGGAAGGTTACGGCAGATGACATGCGTCGCATGCAGGCTTATGTGCTTGGTATTCCTTATGTCGACCTTCGTGGACAAAAGATCGAAGCTGAGGTGCTCGCATTGGTTCCAGAACCAATAGCGCGTAGACACAATATCGTTGCATTTCGACGCTCCGAACAGGGTCTCGAGGTTGCAATGCTCGACATCAATGACCTTGAAGCGATAGACTTTGTGCGCAAGAAGGTGGGTATTCGCATACTTACGAGACTCACGGACCGGGAGTCGATGAAATCAGTGCTTCTGCAGTATCAAAAGTCTCTTAAGGCGGAGTTTGGGGATATCATCCAACAGGAAGCAAAGGCGATGAAGGTGATTCGAGGTGAGTCAGGAGATGAGGCCGCGTCTGAAATGGACCTCAAGAAGCTTGCAGAAGATCTACCAGTGGTGCGTATCGTTGATACACTACTTAATCATGCAATCTTGCAGGGTGCGTCTGATATTCATATTGAGCCAATGGAGAACCAGCTCTTGGTGCGTTATCGTATTGATGGTATTTTGCATGACGCCATGGTGCTCCCAAAGGACACCGCTCCTGGCATTACCGCACGCGTTAAAGTGCTCTCGAACCTGAAGCTCGATGAGAAGCGTTTGCCGCAAGATGGACGCTTTAAGATCCAGCTTGATGCAGAAAAAGTTTCCTTCCGTGTATCGACATTGCCGACGCACTTTGGAGAGAAGACCGTCATGCGCCTCCTCCGTGAGTCATCAGGTGGATACACCCTTGAGGCCTTAGGCTTCCACGGTTATTCACTTGAGACATTGCATCAGGCAACGAAACAGCATATTGGACTTATTCTTGTCACAGGTCCTACTGGTTCTGGTAAGACAACGACACTCTATACAATGGTCGACATCTTGAATACTCCTGATGTAAACATTTCTACCGTTGAGGATCCTATTGAGTATCAGATGCCACGTATTAATCAGACACAGATTAGGCAAGATATTGGTCTCACGTTCGCCGCCGGTTTGCGCTCACTCTTGCGCCAAGATCCTGACGTGATTATGGTTGGAGAAATTCGTGATGGTGAAACTGCATCGCTTGCTATTAATGCTGCACTCACTGGACATCTCGTGCTTTCGACACTCCATACGAACTCTGCTGCAGGTGCGATTCCACGCTTCATCGATATGGGTGCTGAGCCATTCCTTATCGTTTCAACGGTGAATGTTGTTGTTGGACAGCGTCTTGTGCGCAGGCTCACTGCAGCGAAAGAGAAATATAATATGACCCCCGAGGAACTGCGCAATTTGTCTCGAGGAGTCAATATGGATCGTTTGCTTGAAGCGCTCATCGAGGAAAAGATTGTGCCAAAGGACACAACTTGGGAGACGATGCCATTCTACAAGCCAAAGCCTGGTGCTGATAGTGAAGACGGCTATAAGGGCCGTATTGGTATCCATGAGGTGCTCAAAATGTCTACGATGCTTCGCGAGCTCGCACTGAAGAATGCTCCAGCCGAGCAGATCGAGACGCAGGCACGTAAGGAAGGAATGTTTACGATGCTCGAGGATGGTATATTTAAAGCGGTGATGGGTCTGACAACCATAGAGGAAGTGTATCGTGTTGTGAATGAATAA
- a CDS encoding type II secretion system F family protein translates to MTKFQYKAQLIATAGEVGGVAEAKDKFELAHKLKDEGKLLISATPVTGFHFNMDAINAHLTRVDLRDKILLANNLATMIQAGLPLSRALGIILKQTTNPKLKQVLASLVDSINKGMTLSDALNKFPDIFPDVFISMVRAGEESGGLVEALQVVGGQMEKTYTLTKKVKGAMMYPMVVTTVMIAVGVLMMIYVVPGLAQTFAEANVALPTLTKIFIVTADFLKNDSIVAAISLVVLIVGVVLFKRTKVGNRTFAFVALKVPVFGILVKQYNTALVTRTLSSLISSGVDIVRAIDITRDVSSNVFYRETLDAAKEDVQKGVPLSQSFVKNAQIYPLMVGDMMEVGEETGQLSQMLKKIATYYEQEVEQATSDMSKLFEPILMVMIGTFVGLFAMAMISPMYSIMSTIN, encoded by the coding sequence ATGACGAAGTTCCAGTACAAGGCACAATTGATTGCGACAGCAGGAGAGGTTGGTGGAGTTGCTGAAGCGAAGGACAAGTTTGAGCTCGCCCATAAGCTCAAAGATGAGGGCAAGCTGCTTATTTCTGCTACTCCAGTCACTGGCTTCCATTTCAATATGGATGCAATCAATGCACACCTCACGCGTGTGGACTTGCGAGACAAGATTCTACTTGCGAATAATCTCGCGACAATGATTCAGGCAGGACTTCCTCTTTCTCGTGCGCTCGGTATCATCTTGAAGCAAACGACAAATCCAAAGTTGAAGCAGGTGCTCGCAAGTCTCGTCGATAGTATCAACAAAGGAATGACGCTTTCTGATGCACTGAATAAGTTCCCAGATATCTTCCCTGATGTGTTTATTTCTATGGTGCGTGCAGGTGAAGAGTCAGGTGGGCTTGTGGAGGCATTACAAGTAGTAGGTGGGCAGATGGAAAAGACCTATACCCTTACGAAGAAGGTGAAGGGTGCAATGATGTATCCGATGGTGGTCACGACAGTTATGATTGCGGTGGGTGTCCTCATGATGATCTATGTTGTTCCGGGCCTCGCGCAGACATTTGCCGAAGCGAACGTCGCACTCCCTACACTGACAAAAATATTCATTGTTACCGCAGACTTCTTGAAAAATGACAGTATCGTTGCTGCGATTTCTCTTGTCGTACTTATTGTTGGAGTAGTGCTTTTCAAGCGTACAAAGGTGGGAAACCGCACATTCGCATTTGTCGCACTTAAGGTGCCCGTATTCGGTATTTTAGTGAAGCAGTACAATACCGCTCTTGTGACACGTACGCTGTCATCACTTATTTCCTCGGGAGTAGATATTGTGCGTGCAATTGATATCACGCGAGATGTCTCGAGCAATGTCTTCTATCGTGAAACACTTGATGCAGCAAAAGAAGACGTTCAGAAGGGTGTACCACTCTCTCAGTCATTTGTGAAGAATGCACAGATTTACCCACTCATGGTTGGTGATATGATGGAAGTGGGCGAGGAGACAGGACAGCTCTCGCAGATGCTCAAGAAGATTGCTACGTACTATGAGCAGGAAGTCGAGCAAGCAACGAGCGATATGAGTAAACTCTTTGAGCCTATTCTTATGGTTATGATTGGTACGTTCGTTGGACTCTTTGCAATGGCAATGATTAGTCCGATGTACTCGATTATGTCGACCATTAATTAA
- a CDS encoding triose-phosphate isomerase, producing the protein MKYIVGNWKMYPRSLAEAKEIVAEVKAIARKAVMKKVQPVICPPSVFLAGLMGSGSSLQFGGQNAAAIGEGPFTGEVSPVQLASLGAKYVILGHSERRALGESDADVAAKAIAAVKAGLMVILCVGEKERDHDGHYFVEVANQLRGSLANFPESKSVQLMIAYEPIWAIGVNATHPATPRDHQEMSMLLRRTLAELFGKQKGFHIPLLYGGSVDAKNAQSFLDIGADGLLVGRTSLRAKDFALIIHNAVQNNA; encoded by the coding sequence ATGAAATATATAGTGGGAAACTGGAAGATGTATCCTCGCAGCCTCGCTGAGGCAAAAGAGATCGTAGCTGAAGTAAAAGCTATTGCGCGCAAGGCCGTTATGAAGAAAGTCCAGCCAGTCATTTGTCCTCCTTCTGTATTTCTTGCGGGGCTTATGGGAAGTGGAAGTAGTTTGCAGTTTGGTGGACAGAATGCCGCCGCAATTGGGGAGGGACCATTTACCGGTGAGGTCTCTCCTGTGCAACTTGCCTCCCTTGGGGCAAAATATGTGATCTTGGGCCACTCGGAGCGAAGAGCGCTCGGTGAGTCTGATGCGGATGTGGCTGCAAAGGCCATTGCTGCCGTTAAGGCCGGACTTATGGTCATTCTCTGTGTCGGAGAAAAAGAGCGTGATCATGACGGGCATTATTTCGTAGAGGTAGCGAATCAGCTCCGCGGATCACTTGCGAATTTCCCAGAGTCAAAGTCTGTACAGCTCATGATCGCATATGAACCAATTTGGGCAATTGGAGTAAATGCAACACATCCTGCTACTCCAAGAGATCATCAAGAAATGAGTATGCTCTTGCGACGCACACTTGCGGAGCTCTTCGGCAAGCAGAAGGGATTTCATATTCCACTACTCTACGGAGGTTCAGTGGATGCAAAGAATGCTCAGAGTTTTCTTGATATTGGTGCTGATGGTCTTCTTGTTGGTCGCACGAGTCTGCGCGCAAAAGATTTTGCTTTGATTATTCATAATGCCGTCCAAAACAATGCATAA
- a CDS encoding phosphoglycerate kinase, whose translation MHKGFPLMTAHADLFKGKRVLLRLDLNVPLALNTIRSDFRIRASLPTLNFLRTHGARVIILSHIGKGDPKDSLRPIAEYLSRMMPLLFLDRFDTEANKRVVDAMNDGDVVMLENLRLHAGEKDNSPEFAAELAALGDYYVNDGFAVSHRAHASIVGVPALLPSFAGMRFAEEAAELSRVFDPQHPFLFIMGGTKVATKLPLLQKLSKLADHIFVGGVVANDFLKAKGYNVGCSICDTDMGEELLAISHDPKLITPMDVVVKGGGGNRTALVDDILDGEMVADIGRETVTALEQVLGESKLVVWNGPLGFYEEGYTDGSRELLERILGSNAYAILGGGDTVALVESMGSIERFGFVSTGGGAMLEYLANETLPGLDALRGLPA comes from the coding sequence ATGCATAAGGGATTCCCGCTCATGACTGCGCACGCTGACCTCTTCAAAGGTAAACGCGTGCTCCTACGTCTTGACCTCAACGTACCGCTCGCACTTAATACTATTCGTAGTGATTTTCGAATTCGAGCGTCTCTTCCAACGTTAAATTTCTTACGCACGCACGGTGCTCGCGTTATCATATTGAGTCATATTGGAAAAGGTGATCCCAAAGACTCCTTGCGACCTATTGCGGAGTATCTTTCGCGTATGATGCCGCTCTTGTTCCTTGATCGATTTGATACTGAAGCAAACAAGAGGGTTGTCGATGCAATGAATGATGGCGATGTGGTCATGCTTGAGAACTTACGACTCCATGCGGGCGAGAAAGATAATTCACCAGAATTTGCGGCAGAGCTTGCAGCACTTGGTGATTATTACGTCAATGATGGATTTGCGGTTTCACATCGAGCGCATGCCTCGATTGTTGGTGTTCCTGCGTTGCTGCCCTCATTCGCGGGTATGCGTTTTGCGGAAGAGGCTGCGGAGCTCTCTCGTGTGTTTGACCCACAGCATCCATTTCTCTTTATTATGGGAGGAACGAAAGTTGCAACCAAGCTTCCACTTTTGCAGAAGTTGAGTAAGCTCGCTGATCATATTTTTGTTGGAGGAGTAGTTGCAAACGATTTCTTGAAGGCTAAGGGATATAATGTCGGATGTTCAATTTGTGACACTGATATGGGAGAGGAGCTACTCGCGATAAGTCATGATCCGAAGCTCATTACGCCAATGGATGTTGTAGTGAAGGGTGGTGGTGGTAACCGTACTGCACTTGTAGATGATATTCTCGATGGAGAAATGGTAGCGGATATTGGACGGGAAACCGTTACTGCGCTTGAGCAGGTGCTTGGGGAATCGAAGCTCGTTGTCTGGAACGGCCCTCTCGGTTTCTACGAAGAAGGTTATACCGATGGTAGTCGTGAGCTCCTTGAGCGCATCCTTGGAAGTAACGCATATGCAATACTTGGAGGGGGAGATACTGTTGCGCTTGTTGAGTCAATGGGGAGTATCGAGCGATTCGGTTTTGTTTCCACCGGTGGTGGCGCAATGCTTGAATATCTTGCGAATGAAACACTTCCAGGACTTGATGCGCTCCGTGGGCTTCCTGCATAA
- a CDS encoding FAD-binding oxidoreductase produces the protein MTSEQLAKELQTLIKGDVVFDDQTLDRMSHDMSIFEMRPKIIVYPKDETDVSIVVRFVKMKKATGEDISITARAAGSDMSGGVLSTGVVLVYTKYMNQLKEVGVDFAIVEPGMFYRDFDAETKKHDGLILPSFPASREICALGGMINNNSGGELNLRYGKTDRYVHALSVTLSDGSSAEFKKITLDELEQKKTGNGFEAQIYRDMHRMLKEHKQEIENSTPTVTKNSAGYALWDVLDEERGTFDLARLLVGAQGTLALVNEAKVGLVKPKPRRAMMVAFVHSLKDVPEVMHRILPLSPESCESYDENTLKLALRFFPELFKQLGFMNMLKLGFSFIPELLMFVRGGAPDLIIMVEFAEDTDEEALRKARAAAWSLRDLNAKTEVINTALGAKKFWTIRRESFALLRKNPKGLKAAPFIDDFVVHVDDLPHFLPELITLLSPYKLTFTIAGHVGDGNFHIIPLMNLADPKSHDIIIELSQKVYALVHQYHGSITGEHNDGIIRTPYLPMMFTPAMLELFAQTKHIFDPQNILNPGKKVGGTIADIKKYMMSHK, from the coding sequence ATGACGAGCGAACAGCTGGCAAAAGAATTACAGACACTTATAAAAGGTGATGTTGTGTTTGATGATCAAACACTCGATCGCATGAGTCACGATATGAGTATTTTCGAGATGCGACCGAAGATTATAGTCTACCCAAAGGACGAGACTGATGTTTCGATTGTTGTGCGATTTGTAAAGATGAAGAAGGCAACAGGCGAAGATATATCTATTACCGCACGAGCAGCGGGGAGTGACATGTCTGGCGGAGTGCTTTCTACTGGAGTTGTCCTGGTGTACACAAAGTACATGAATCAACTCAAGGAAGTAGGAGTCGACTTTGCCATTGTTGAACCGGGAATGTTCTATCGCGACTTTGATGCAGAGACAAAAAAGCATGATGGACTTATTCTGCCGAGTTTCCCCGCTTCTCGAGAGATTTGCGCATTAGGGGGGATGATAAATAATAATTCTGGCGGTGAGCTCAATCTGCGTTATGGTAAAACGGATCGTTACGTCCATGCGCTCTCAGTGACCCTTTCAGACGGATCGTCCGCAGAGTTCAAGAAGATCACACTCGATGAGCTCGAGCAGAAGAAAACTGGAAATGGATTTGAAGCACAGATCTATCGAGACATGCATCGAATGCTCAAGGAGCACAAGCAAGAGATAGAAAATAGCACTCCGACAGTTACGAAGAATTCTGCAGGGTATGCATTGTGGGATGTGCTCGATGAGGAGAGGGGGACATTTGATCTTGCGCGTCTCTTGGTTGGAGCACAGGGTACCCTCGCACTTGTGAATGAAGCAAAGGTTGGACTTGTGAAACCAAAACCACGTCGCGCTATGATGGTCGCATTCGTTCATAGTCTCAAGGATGTTCCAGAAGTCATGCATCGTATACTTCCACTCTCTCCTGAGTCATGTGAGTCTTATGATGAGAATACACTCAAGCTGGCACTTCGATTCTTCCCCGAATTGTTCAAACAGCTTGGATTCATGAACATGCTCAAACTTGGTTTCTCATTCATTCCAGAACTCCTCATGTTCGTGCGTGGTGGAGCACCTGATCTTATTATTATGGTCGAGTTTGCAGAAGATACTGATGAGGAGGCGCTCCGAAAGGCACGAGCTGCAGCGTGGTCACTTCGTGATCTTAATGCAAAGACTGAGGTTATCAATACCGCGCTTGGTGCAAAGAAATTCTGGACCATTAGACGTGAGAGTTTTGCGCTCTTGCGCAAGAACCCAAAGGGGCTCAAAGCCGCGCCATTCATTGATGATTTCGTTGTTCACGTCGATGATCTTCCACACTTCCTTCCCGAACTCATTACACTGCTTTCTCCATACAAATTGACCTTTACAATTGCTGGTCATGTTGGAGATGGGAACTTCCACATCATCCCGCTTATGAATCTCGCTGACCCAAAGTCACATGATATCATCATAGAACTTTCGCAGAAGGTATACGCACTCGTTCATCAATATCATGGTTCAATTACCGGTGAGCACAATGATGGCATCATTCGTACACCATACTTGCCAATGATGTTCACTCCTGCCATGCTCGAGCTCTTCGCACAGACTAAGCATATCTTTGACCCTCAGAACATCTTGAACCCCGGCAAAAAAGTCGGCGGCACGATCGCAGACATCAAGAAGTACATGATGTCGCACAAATAA